The following coding sequences lie in one Labrus bergylta chromosome 13, fLabBer1.1, whole genome shotgun sequence genomic window:
- the LOC109985159 gene encoding olfactory receptor 6N2-like encodes MDKELNVTYISLGGYVEVEKYRYLYFVIIFIVYVLIICCNSTIVCLIGIHQNLHEPMYIFIAALLINSVLFSSAIYPKLLVDFLSEKQTITHSMCHFQFFMFYSLGGSEFFLLSAMAYDRYVSICKPFHYPNIMNKSTVSVFLVLAWLLPACQIAGLTSFSSKRTICNFTLKGIFCNNSIYELHCVSSKLLSVYGVIALLNIVFFPILFIVFTYAKILILTHRHTRADRRKAAQTCLPHMLVLINFSLLCTYNIIILRLESDIPKTASLIMTLQIVLYHPLFNPLIYGLKMKQINKHLKTLFTLVSLNK; translated from the coding sequence ATGGATAAAGAACTGAATGTGACATATATTTCTCTGGGTGGGTATGTAGAGGTGGAGAAATACAGATACCTTTattttgtgattatttttaTAGTATATGTTTTAATCATCTGCTGTAATTCCACTATTGTATGCCTCATAGGGATTCACCAAAACTTACATGAACCGATGTACATTTTCATCGCAGCTTTACTAATCAACTCTGTTCTCTTCAGCTCTGCGATCTACCCAAAGCTGCTGGTTGACTTCTTATCTGAGAAACAGACCATAACACATTCAATGTGCCACTTTCaattcttcatgttttattctttagGTGGGTCAGAGTTCTTTCTGTTGTCAGCCATGGCCTACGACAGATATGTGTCTATATGTAAACCTTTCCATTATCCCAATATCATGAATAAGTCAACTGTAAGTGTTTTCTTAGTTTTGGCTTGGCTTTTGCCCGCTTGTCAGATAGCTGGGTTGACTTCATTCAGTTCTAAAAGAACAATCTGTAACTTTACTTTGAAAGGAATCTTTTGCAACAATTCTATTTACGAGCTTCACTGTGTCAGCTCCAAACTACTTTCTGTGTATGGTGTGATTGCTTTGCtgaatattgtattttttcctaTACTCTTCATCGTTTTCACGTATGCAAAGATACTAATTCTAACTCATAGACATACTAGGGCAGACAGGAGAAAAGCTGCACAGACCTGTTTACCCCACATGCTGGTTTTGATcaacttttctttgttgtgCACGTACAATATCATCATACTGAGACTTGAATCAGATATTCCAAAAACTGCAAGTCTGATTATGACTTTACAAATAGTTTTGTACCATCCTCTCTTTAATCCGCTCATATATGGactcaaaatgaaacaaattaataaaCACCTCAAAACTTTGTTCACTCTAGTTTCTCTGAATAAGTGA
- the LOC109985160 gene encoding olfactory receptor 4N2-like — MDDKFNVTYITFNGYVEVQNYRYLYFFIMITVYFLIIFYNSTIVYLIWKHKNLHEPMYIFIAALLINSVILSSAVYPKYLIDFLSDRQIISYSACLFQFFTFYAIGSSEFLLLSVMAYDRYVSICNPLQYPSIMRKNTVCIFLLLAWLVPACHIAIPAILSAKSKLCSFTLKAIFCNNTIYRLQCVSSRVITIYGVVTLVDLAVLPLLFIIFTYAKILFITYRSCKEVKKKAAETCLPHLLVLISYSCLCAYDISIARVESNFPKTARFIMMLQTVFYNPLLNPLIYGLKMKEISKHLKKLFLPAKTPLFMNTDH, encoded by the coding sequence ATGGATGATAAGTTTAATGTTACTTACATTACGTTTAATGGGTATGTGGAAGTTCAAAATTACAgatatctttatttctttatcatGATAACAGTATATTTTCTAATAATCTTTTATAATTCTACTATAGTGTACCTCATCTGGAAACATAAGAATCTGCATGAGCCcatgtacatttttattgcagCTTTGCTGATCAACTCTGTTATTCTCAGCAGCGCTGTGTATCCAAAATACTTGAttgactttttatcagacaGACAGATCATATCTTATTCAGCCTGTCTCTTtcaattttttacattttacgcCATAGGCAGTTCAGAGTTTTTACTGTTGTCAGTCATGGCTTATGATAGATATGTGTCTATTTGCAATCCTCTGCAATATCCCTCGATAATGAGGAAAAACACGGTGtgtattttcttgcttttagCTTGGCTTGTGCCAGCTTGTCACATTGCTATCCCAGCCATACTGAGTGCTAAAAGTAAATTGTGCAGCTTTACCTTAAAAGCCATATTTTGTAACAACACGATTTACAGACTTCAATGTGTCAGTTCAAGAGTAATTACAATATATGGCGTGGTTACTTTAGTCGACCTTGCAGTTCTCCCTTTGCTCTTCATAATATTTACCTACGCCAAGATACTTTTTATAACCTATCGAAGTTGTAAAGAAGTGAAGAAGAAAGCTGCAGAAACCTGTTTACCCCATCTGTTAGTTTTAATTAGTTACTCCTGTCTGTGTGCGTATGATATCAGTATAGCACGAGTGGAGTCTAATTTTCCAAAAACTGCACGCTTCATCATGATGttacaaacagttttttatAATCCTTTGTTAAACCCTCTCATATACGGGCTCAAAATGAAAGAGATTTCCAAACACCTCAAGAAGTTGTTTCTTCCAGCCAAAACACCTCTTTTTATGAATACTGATCACTAA
- the LOC109985161 gene encoding olfactory receptor 4N2-like gives MDDKFNVTYITFNGYVEVQNYRYLYFFIMITVYFLIIFYNSTIVYLIWKHKNLHEPMYIFIAALLINSVILSSAVYPKYLIDFLSDRQIISYSACLFQFFTFYAISSSEFSLLSVMAYDRYVSICNPLQYPSIMRKNTVCIFLLLAWLVPACHIAIPAILSAKSKLCSFTLKAIFCNNTIYRLQCVSSRVITIYGVVALVDLAVLPLLFIIFTYAKILFITYRSCKEVKKKTAETCLPHLLVLISYSCLCAYDISIARVESNFPKTARFIMMLQTVFYYPLLNPLIYGLKMKEISKHLKKLFLPAKTPLFMNTDH, from the coding sequence ATGGATGATAAGTTTAATGTTACGTACATTACGTTTAATGGGTATGTGGAAGTTCAAAATTACAgatatctttatttctttatcatGATAACAGTATATTTTCTAATAATCTTTTATAATTCTACTATAGTGTACCTCATCTGGAAACATAAGAATCTGCATGAGCCcatgtacatttttattgcagCTTTGCTGATCAACTCTGTTATTCTCAGCAGCGCTGTGTATCCAAAATACTTGAttgactttttatcagacaGACAGATCATATCTTATTCAGCCTGTCTCTTtcaattttttacattttacgcCATAAGCAGTTCAGAGTTTTCACTGTTGTCAGTCATGGCTTATGATAGATATGTGTCTATTTGCAATCCTCTGCAATATCCCTCGATAATGAGGAAAAACACGGTGTGCATTTTCTTGCTTTTAGCTTGGCTTGTGCCAGCTTGTCACATTGCTATCCCAGCCATACTGAGTGCTAAAAGTAAATTGTGCAGCTTTACCTTAAAAGCCATATTTTGTAACAACACGATTTACAGACTTCAATGTGTCAGTTCAAGAGTAATTACAATATATGGCGTGGTTGCTTTAGTCGACCTTGCAGTTCTCCCTTTGCTCTTCATAATATTTACCTACGCCAAGATACTTTTTATAACCTATCGAAGTTGTAaagaagtgaagaagaaaactgcAGAAACCTGTTTACCCCATCTGTTAGTTTTAATTAGTTACTCCTGTCTGTGTGCGTATGATATCAGTATAGCACGAGTGGAGTCTAATTTTCCAAAAACTGCACGCTTCATCATGATGttacaaacagttttttattaTCCTTTGTTAAACCCTCTCATATACGGGCTCAAAATGAAAGAGATTTCCAAACACCTCAAGAAGTTGTTTCTTCCAGCCAAAACACCTCTTTTTATGAATACTGATCACTAA
- the LOC109985190 gene encoding olfactory receptor 6N2-like, translated as MDKELNVTYITLGGHVEVNKYRYLYFLIMLTVFILIICFNFTIVCLIWIHRNLHEPMYVFIAALLLNSALFSTAIYPKLCIDYLSEKQVISYPACLFQFYLLYSLSGSEFLLLAGMAYDRYVSICKPLQYPTIMRKTTVNIFLGIAWLVPACQTAVAVLLSADMKICNFTLNGIFCNNLIYSLHCVSSKTLSIFGIFALLDVGLFPMLFILFTYTRILMISYCSCRAVRKKAAQTCLPHLLVLISFSILCAYDILIVRLGANFSQTVRLIMTLQAVLYHPLLNPIIYGLKMKEIYKHLKRLFCQAKVI; from the coding sequence ATGGATAAAGAATTGAATGTAACGTATATTACTCTAGGTGGTCATGTGGAAGTTAACAAATATAGATATCTTTACTTTTTGATCATGTTGACAGTATTTATTCTCATAATCTGCTTTAACTTCACCATTGTGTGCCTCATTTGGATACACAGAAACCTCCACGAGCCTATGTATGTTTTCATTGCTGCTTTGCTACTTAACTCTGCTCTTTTTAGTACTGCTATTTACCCGAAGTTGTGCATTGATTATTTATCTGAGAAACAGGTCATATCATATCCAGCCTGTCTCTTTCAGTTTTATCTTTTGTATTCCTTGAGTGGTTCAGAATTCTTGCTGTTAGCAGGCATGGCCTATGATAGATATGTGTCGATATGTAAACCTCTGCAATATCCCACCATCATGAGAAAGACCACCGTGAATATTTTCCTGGGTATAGCTTGGCTTGTGCCCGCTTGTCAGACTGCAGTCGCAGTATTATTGAGTGCTGACATGAAAATCTGCAATTTCACTTTAAATGGAATTTTTTGTAACAATTTAATTTATAGTCTCCACTGTGTgagttcaaaaacactttctatATTTGGTATTTTTGCATTGCTGGATGTTGGCCTGTTCCCTATGCTGTTTATACTTTTTACATACACAAGGATACTCATGATATCCTATTGTAGTTGTAGAGCGGTCAGGAAGAAAGCTGCACAGACCTGCTTACCCCACCTGTTGGTGTTAATCAGCTTTTCCATTTTGTGTGCATATGACATCCTCATAGTTCGCCTGGGAGCTAATTTTTCACAAACTGTGCGTTTAATAATGACGTTACAAGCAGTACTGTACCATCCTCTCTTAAATCCAATCATCTATgggttaaaaatgaaagaaatttATAAACACCTGAAGAGGTTATTCTGTCAAGCTAAAGTCATCTAA
- the LOC109985188 gene encoding olfactory receptor 6N2-like, producing the protein MVSLTAFFMNNEFNRTYLTLDGFVQVHKYRYLYFVIILTLYILIIIFNFTIVYLIWTHRNLHEPMYIFIAALLLNSVLFSTNVYPKLLVDFLSEKQIVSYSACLCQAILFYAIGGSEFLLLSAMAYDRYVSICKPLLYPTIMTKTTVIYLLVLAWLLPPLVLLGSAIYYSRRKVCDFSLAGLFCNNSIVNLLCVKTRLMLIVSFFNMCNLLVLPVIFILFTYARIFLISYHSCKEVRKKAAETCLPHLMVLLSFTCLCVFDIIIIRVDSDFPKTARFVMTLQLVLYHPLFNPIMYGLRMKEIYKHLKRLFW; encoded by the coding sequence ATGGTTTCATTGACTGCATTCTTCATGAATAATGAATTCAATAGAACATATCTAACTCTGGATGGGTTTGTTCAAGTCCATAAATACAGATATCTGTATTTTGTGATCATATTGACACTGTACATTCTTATAATCATCTTTAATTTCACCATTGTGTATCTTATATGGACTCATAGAAACCTTCATGAGCCGATGTATATTTTCATTGCAGCTCTGTTACTGAACTCTGTTCTATTCAGCACTAATGTTTACCCAAAGCTTTTGGTTGACTTTTTATCTGAGAAACAAATCGTATCATATTCAGCATGTCTTTGTCAGGCAATACTTTTTTACGCTATAGGTGGTTCAGAGTTTCTACTGTTGTCAGCCATGGCCTATGATAGATATGTGTCCATATGTAAACCTCTGTTATATCCAACCATTATGACAAAAACAACTGTTATATATCTTCTTGTTCTTGCTTggcttcttcctcctcttgtaCTTTTGGGGTCTGCCATATACTATTCTCGTAGAAAggtctgtgatttttctttggCAGGACTTTTTTGTAACAATTCAATTGTAAATCTTCTTTGTGTAAAAACAAGACTTATGTTGATAGTTAGTTTTTTCAATATGTGTAATCTTTTAGTTCTACCTGTGATCTTCATACTCTTTACATATGCCAGGATATTTCTGATATCCTATCATAGCTGTAAAGAAGTCAGGAAGAAAGCTGCAGAGACCTGTTTGCCCCACTTGATGGTTTTGTTAAGCTttacctgtttgtgtgtgtttgatatcaTCATAATAAGAGTTGATTCTGATTTTCCAAAAACAGCCCGATTTGTAATGACTTTACAATTGGTTTTGTATCATCCTCTCTTTAACCCAATCATGTATGGCCTAAGAATGAAGGAAATTTATAAACACCTCAAGAGGTTGTTCTGGTAA
- the LOC109985178 gene encoding olfactory receptor 6N2-like, with amino-acid sequence MVSLTAFFMNNEFNRTYLTLDGFVQVHKYRYLYFVIILTLYILIIIFNFTIVYLIWTHRNLHEPMYIFIAALLLNSVLFSTNVYPKLLVDFLSEKQIVSYSACLCQSILFYAIGGSEFLLLSAMAYDRYVSICKPLLYPTIMTKTTVIYLLVLAWLLPPLVLLGSAIHYSRRKVCDFSLAGLFCNNSIVNLLCVKTRLMLIISFFIMCNLLVLPVIFILFTYTRIFLISYHSCKEVRKKAAETCLPHLMVLLSFTCLYVFDIIIIRVDSDFPKTARFVMTLQVILYHPLFNPIMYGLRMKEIYKHLKRLFW; translated from the coding sequence ATGGTTTCATTGACTGCATTCTTCATGAATAATGAATTCAATAGAACATATCTAACTCTGGATGGGTTTGTTCAAGTCCATAAATACAGATATCTGTATTTTGTGATCATATTGACACTGTACATTCTTATAATCATCTTTAATTTCACCATTGTGTATCTTATATGGACTCATAGAAACCTTCATGAGCCGATGTATATTTTCATTGCAGCTCTGTTACTGAACTCTGTTCTATTCAGCACTAATGTTTACCCAAAGCTTTTGGTTGACTTTTTATCTGAGAAACAAATTGTATCATATTCAGCATGTCTTTGTCAGTCAATACTTTTTTATGCTATAGGTGGTTCAGAGTTTCTACTGTTGTCAGCCATGGCCTATGATAGATATGTGTCCATATGTAAACCTCTGTTATATCCAACCATTATGACAAAAACAACTGTTATATATCTTCTTGTTCTTGCTTggcttcttcctcctcttgtaCTTTTGGGGTCTGCCATACACTATTCTCGTAGAAAggtctgtgatttttctttggCAGGACTTTTTTGTAACAATTCAATTGTAAACCTTCTTTGTGTAAAAACAAGACTTATGTTGataattagtttttttattatgtgTAATCTTTTAGTTCTACCTGTGATCTTCATACTCTTTACATATACCAGGATATTTCTGATATCCTATCATAGCTGTAAAGAAGTCAGGAAGAAAGCTGCAGAGACCTGTTTGCCCCACTTGATGGTTTTGTTAAGCTTTACCTGTTTGTACGTGTTTGATATCATCATAATAAGAGTTGATTCTGATTTTCCAAAAACAGCCCGATTTGTAATGACTTTACAAGTAATTTTGTATCATCCTCTCTTTAACCCAATCATGTATGGCCTAAGAATGAAGGAAATTTATAAACACCTCAAGAGGTTGTTCTGGTAA
- the LOC109985179 gene encoding olfactory receptor 6N2-like yields the protein MYIFIAALLLNSVLFSTNVYPKLLVDFLSEKQIVSYSACLCQNLLFSEFLLLSAMAYDRYVSICKPLLYPTIMTKTTVIYLLVLAWLLPPLVLLGSAIHYSRRKVCDFSLAGLFCNNSIVNLLCVKTRLMLIVIFFLMCNILVLPVIFILFTYARIFLISYHSCKEVRKKAAETCLPHLMVLLSFTCLISS from the coding sequence ATGTATATTTTCATTGCAGCTCTGTTACTGAACTCTGTTCTATTCAGCACTAATGTTTACCCAAAGCTTTTGGTTGACTTTTTATCTGAGAAACAAATCGTATCATATTCTGCCTGTCTTTGTCAGAATTTACTTTTTTCAGAGTTTCTACTGTTGTCAGCCATGGCCTATGATAGATATGTGTCCATATGTAAACCTCTGTTATATCCAACCATTATGACAAAAACAACTGTTATATATCTTCTTGTTCTTGCTTggcttcttcctcctcttgtaCTTTTGGGGTCTGCCATACACTATTCTCGTAGAAAggtctgtgatttttctttggCAGGACTTTTTTGTAACAATTCAATTGTAAACCTTCTTTGTGTAAAAACAAGACTTATGTtgatagttattttttttcttatgtgtAATATTTTAGTTCTACCTGTGATCTTCATACTCTTTACATATGCCAGGATATTTCTGATATCCTATCATAGCTGTAAAGAAGTCAGGAAGAAAGCTGCAGAGACCTGTTTGCCCCACTTGATGGTTTTGTTAAGCTTTACGTGTTTGATATCATCATAA